One genomic region from Equus asinus isolate D_3611 breed Donkey chromosome 10, EquAss-T2T_v2, whole genome shotgun sequence encodes:
- the AHRR gene encoding aryl hydrocarbon receptor repressor isoform X4 has protein sequence MIFYASATIMDYLGFHQTDVMHQNIYDYIHVDDRQDFCRQLHWAMDPPQVVCGQPLCSETGEDAVLGRLLRAQEGGAGSPTEYSAFLTRCFVCRVRCLLDSTSGFLTMQFQGKLQFLFGQKRKAPSGTVLPPRLSLFCIVVPVLLPSVAEMKMKSAFLRAKHRVDISATMDTKAKATTSLCESELHGKPSYLAGRSNGENSISVFRTQTDAGHWARVPARAPCLCLRGGSDLIFDPEGAAGDRGAEELGRVSSGSSSTRGQKEIHSYNCHLETSAPGKHLNWTTGKHSQDSTQLKLEPSKRDPFSVRAVPHGSCMPYLGVQGTLHASGVTAFRNSPSSHPANHSPSAYGSRTSRALRDRGQGQGHPPTSCPFPQGSLENGLPQPAAQHLAAGGYSTEDAKLRGVPMPPGALCNTMLSLDVPIKMESDSGSEDTADGYSVSPGRMWLGASEVAKRQLVTFPTRMHLKSEPDPRHHCYTPHMGHGLLGAHSRPSRELAPFHPTQCACLEHMHGLPEPEPPPGLCARGPLPPTLGCDCRAPGAAPVVKREPLDSPSWGPHSQGGAPGVFPKSGLATLMPPKASECTFLP, from the exons ACGGACGTGATGCACCAAAACATCTACGACTACATCCACGTGGATGACCGTCAGGACTTCTGCCGGCAGCTGCACTGGGCCATGGACCCTCCCCAGGTGGTGTGTGGGCAGCCGCTGTGCTCGGAGACAG GAGAGGACGCCGTCCTGGGAAGGCTGCTCAGGGCCCAGGAGGGGGGTGCGGGTTCGCCCACAGAGTACTCGGCCTTCCTGACCCGCTGCTTCGTCTGCCGCGTGCGCTGCCTGCTGGACAGCACCTCGGGCTTCCTG ACGATGCAGTTTCAAGGAAAACTGCAATTCCTGTTTGGACAGAAAAGGAAGGCACCCTCGGGGACCGTCCTGCCCCCACGACTCTCCCTCTTCTGCATCGTGGTACCTGTGCTCCTGCCTTCCGTGGCAGAGATGAAAATGAAGAGTGCGTTTTTGAGGGCGAAGCACAGGGTGGACATCTCAGCAACAATGGACACAAA GGCAAAAGCTACCACCAGTCTGTGTGAATCAGAATTGCATGGAAAACCCAGTTACTTAGcag GAAGGAGCAATGGGGAAAACAGCATTTCGGTGTTCAGGACACAGACCGATGCTGGCCACTGGGCCCGGGTTCCAGCCAGGGCCCCATGCCTGTGCCTCAGGGGTGGCTCTGACCTCATCTTTGACCCTGAGGGAGCCGCAGG GGACAGGGGAGCAGAGGAGCTCGGGAGGGTGTCCAGTGGCTCCTCCAGCACGAGGGGGCAGAAGGAAATACATAGTTACAACTGCCACTTGGAGACCTCCGCACCCGGGAAGCACCTGAATTGGACAACAGGGAAACACAGTCAGGACAGCACCCAGCTGAAGCTGGAGCCCAGCAAGCGTGATCCGTTCTCCGTGCGTGCTGTGCCTCACGGTTCCTGCATGCCCTACCTGGGCGTCCAGGGCACTCTCCATGCCAGTGGCGTCACTGCTTTCAGGAATTCACCCAGCTCTCACCCAGCGAACCATTCCCCCAGTGCCTACGGCAGCCGGACAAGCAGAGCCTTGCGGGACCGCGGTCAGGGCCAGGGGCACCCTCCCACCAGCTGCCCCTTCCCCCAGGGGAGCCTGGAGAATGGGCTCCCTCAGCCCGCAGCACAGCATCTTGCAGCGGGGGGCTATTCTACCGAGGATGCCAAGTTGCGAGGTGTGCCGATGCCCCCAGGAGCCCTGTGCAACACCATGTTGTCACTTGATGTGCCCATCAAGATGGAGAGTGACTCTGGGTCCGAGGATACAGCAGATGGCTACTCTGTGTCCCCAGGCCGCATGTGGCTGGGAGCCAGTGAGGTGGCCAAGAGACAGCTGGTCACTTTCCCTACCAGGATGCACCTGAAGTCAGAGCCAGACCCCAGGCACCACTGCTACACCCCGCATATGGGGCATGGCCTGCTGGGGGCTCACTCCAGACCCAGCAGGGAACTGGCCCCGTTCCACCCCACACAGTGTGCCTGCCTGGAGCACATGCATGGACTTCCTGAGCCGGAGCCCCCGCCCGGCCTCTGTGCGCGGGGCCCCCTGCCCCCAACTCTGGGCTGTGACTGCAGAGCTCCTGGGGCTGCACCCGTCGTCAAGCGTGAGCCCCTGGACTCGCCCTCATGGGGTCCTCACAGCCAGGGTGGGGCACCCGGGGTGTTCCCCAAGAGTGGCTTGGCGACACTGATGCCGCCCAAGGCCTCTGAGTGCACTTTCCTGCCATAG